The window TTGGTTGGTATTTTGCCGCTGCTGAGCAACTTGCCGTTGACCAGCAAGCCCGGGGTGATCAGCACACCCAAATCTGCAAATTTGCTGATATCGCTGATTTTTTCCACCGTCGCATCCAAATGTTCTTCTGCGACAACTTCTTTGCATATTTGTTCCAGTTTCTGACAATTGGCACAACCGGGTCCGACAACCTGAATGTGTAACATGTTTAAGCCCC is drawn from Calditrichia bacterium and contains these coding sequences:
- a CDS encoding TM0996/MTH895 family glutaredoxin-like protein, with amino-acid sequence MLHIQVVGPGCANCQKLEQICKEVVAEEHLDATVEKISDISKFADLGVLITPGLLVNGKLLSSGKIPTKHTLVHWLQNKSA